In a single window of the Diospyros lotus cultivar Yz01 chromosome 10, ASM1463336v1, whole genome shotgun sequence genome:
- the LOC127811440 gene encoding GPI-anchored protein LLG1 isoform X1, whose protein sequence is MERKNRRGMSPLSAILLVLFSLTCLSVSASASTFISGDVFGDQVSMGRNLLQAKKACPVNFEFLNYTIITSKCKGPRYPADMCCAALAEFACPYADELNDLSNDCASTMFSYINLYGKYPPGLFANECKGDKKGLPCPASSPAESPNADGIHFISPASSPAESQNADGSHFMSPSSSPAESLNADGSHFMSPASSPAESPNAGGSHFIRSPPPLLVLTTGLLLLLLQLF, encoded by the exons ATGGAGCGGAAAAATCGACGTGGGATGTCTCCATTGTCTGCCATTCTCTTGGTGCTCTTCAGTTTGACCTGCCTCTCTGTTTCAGCTTCTGCTTCCACTTTCATTTCAG GAGATGTATTTGGGGATCAAGTTTCGATGGGTCGGAACCTACTTCAAGCCAAGAAAG CTTGCCCTGTTAACTTTGAGTTTTTGAACTATACAATCATCACTAGCAAGTGTAAGGGCCCCCGGTACCCAGCCGATATGTGTTGTGCAGCTCTTGCAGAATTTGCTTGCCCTTACGCGGATGAGTTGAACGACTTAAGTAATGACTGCGCCTCAACCATGTTCAGCTACATCAACCTCTACGGTAAATACCCACCTGGCCTTTTCGCGAATGAGTGCAAGGGCGACAAAAAGGGGCTTCCGTGCCCCGCAAGCTCACCAGCAGAATCACCAAATGCCGATGGGATTCACTTCATAAGCCCCGCAAGCTCACCAGCAGAATCACAAAATGCCGATGGGAGTCACTTCATGAGCCCCTCAAGCTCACCAGCAGAATCACTAAATGCCGATGGGAGTCACTTCATGAGCCCCGCAAGCTCACCAGCAGAATCACCAAATGCCGGTGGGAGTCACTTCATACGTAGTCCTCCCCCACTGCTAGTTCTCACAACAGGCCTTCTGTTGCTATTATTGCAACTATTCTGA